ACAACCCCCTGCAACCCTGCAACCCTGGCAGCGCTATTCTgaacactgtctctctctctctcacacacacacacacacacgcacacacacacacacgcaaaacaCAAATACCGACACCAACAAACAATATGAACTGCCCTCTGGATTTAGATGTCAGCAGTCAGGTGTTGTCTCAGCTGGAGGATTGTAAATATGTCTGTAAGGCCAATTAAAGTCATAACCAATTGGATGACTGCTTAAGAATGTTCCACTTAACTTCCTGCATGACACGACACGAATCTGAGCTCACATACAGTGCAACATGCAGTAGGAGAGACTCTGTTCTGACTCTGTTTTTCATAAATCCAGAAGTTGTGAGGCGTCAACGTGCACCACCATACCAcgccttttcctttcctttcttattCTGTTTTAGCTTCAGTGGTCTTTTGCAttattctgtttctttttttcttgcctCTAAACCTACTCCTCCTCCGGCCTCAACTCCTTCTGGACTTTTTCgcttcctctcttcctcctttttccacactctttcttttccacctccccctcctccacccCCATTCTTCTCACCTGTACTCTGCGGAGCAGCCAGACGCATCTTTCCCTCACGTCTTCGTAAGGACACCTCCTGGAGAGCATGAGGACACGTGCCAGGATGCAGTTAAGATCTTCAGCCGTCCCAGGACACGACGATAGCCACgatgatgatgttgttgttgttgttgatgatgatgatgatgacgacgatgatgatgacgatgatgatgacgatgatgacgatgatgacgtCTTCAGGATCGGCTTTATACTCTCCACCTTTCTTTCCACCTCCTGCTCGATGTGCTCCATGGCTGCGTCTCTGGAACACGAGTCCCGGCTCGCCAAGGCTTCCCACGCCGCCGCTCCGTCTCTCACATCCATCACTGACTGGCACTGGGGGATTCTCTCAAGCTTCAATTCTGATGGGAGCTGtgcataaatattatacaagaaaaaaatgtctgtatgtgtgtgtgtgtgtgtgtgtgtgtgtgttgcaaacCACTCCAAGCTTATGTGCATTATATCCTGAAATATTATTTGCCCAAATGCCCCAACATTGAACATGAccctgcttttgtttgtttgtttgtttgtttgtttgtttgttttgcaggagcagacacaaataaaatatttacctCCCATGCAATCAATTGAAGACTGACAGCTCCATGCTAAACTGGCAGATTAACTTTGCTAAAAGATATCATTTAGAGATATGCTTATAAAGTCCTATGTTAGAGAAAACATGCATGAAGAACGTTCTGTAACTATTAAGTTGTGTGTTATGCACGGCTGGTCCATTTTCTCACCTTATTATAGTACCATAACtacaatttgtttttaaataaaacacacataatCATGAAAGCTTCCTTAATTAATATCCGTCAAAACGTCCCACACTTACAGCACTGACATTGTTTCTTGTCCCGTTCTCCGTTTTGCGGTCCAGTCCCCGAACAGCAAGCGTTTCAGTGCGTCTCTGCAGAACTAGTTGAGTAAACACATGATTGACAAGCGTGTCCGCGAATAGCGTGACAGATAAACACGGATGGGCGGAGCCGTTCGCAGTGTAGACCAATCAGAGACCTGATAAGGCGTTGCTCGAGGAACGGAAGGCGGACGTGTGGGGATTGTAGTGTACACACTCTTCGGTCCGCATACCAGTGAATGCAGCTTGGGAAAACACAAAAACCGCATGTACCGTCATCCAAAGTGATCTTGCTGTGGGGATCAGAAGCCCCGCCACCACTTGTTTATCAGAAACCCAATAGCCTCGTTTACGTCGTGTGCACATTACAACCTAATGAATTCCCTCACAGACATGTTTACATTATTATGAACACAACAGCAGCACAAAACGCACAATTACATATTCCCTATTTATAGAATTCGCATTGCAGTTGTATGACTAGCATTCAAAAATGATTCATCCAGATTCTTAGGT
This genomic interval from Ictalurus furcatus strain D&B chromosome 2, Billie_1.0, whole genome shotgun sequence contains the following:
- the LOC128621547 gene encoding osteocalcin 2-like, which encodes MDVRDGAAAWEALASRDSCSRDAAMEHIEQEVERKVESIKPILKTSSSSSSSSSSSSSSSSSSSSSTTTTTSSSWLSSCPGTAEDLNCILARVLMLSRRCPYEDVRERCVWLLRRVQVRRMGVEEGEVEKKECGKRRKRGSEKVQKELRPEEE